From the genome of Thermoanaerobaculia bacterium:
CGATCTCCGAATACACCGGCGGCGCGTCCTCGGTCGCCGCCGACGTCGACGCGCTCTTCCGCACCGGGCGCGCGGCGGCCCCGCTCGCCGGGGCCCCCGCCGCGCCGATTCGCGCGGCCGCCGAGAGCTGGCGGGAGCAGGCCGCGGAAGGCGCGACGGTCGAGACGACGATCGTCGGCTTCCCGCGCCGCCCCGAACGCTCCGCCCGGATGCGCGTCCGAGTCGTCCTCTCCGGACTCCGCCGCGGAGATCCCGCGGCGCGGGTCTTCGCGGACGAACGGTTCGCGCTCGACCTCGAGCGGGGCGAGAGCGGTTGGGCGGTCGCCGGCTGCCGCGCCGAGGGCGAGTCCGCCGTGCGGAGCGCCCGGCCGCACCTCGAGGAGGTCTCGCGCGCGTGGGGAGTCGCCGCGACCCACGAGGCGTGCGACCCGGCGGAGAAGACGAATTACTGCATCCCCGCCACGCATCACCATCCCGGCATCGTGCTCGCGGATTTCGACGGCGACGGCGCCCTCGACATCCTTCTGCCCAGCCTGCATCCGCGCCTGCTCCTCAACGACGGCCGCGGGCGGTTCCGCGACGCGACGGCGGGATCGGGGCTCGACCGGCTTCCCCCGGGGGAGGCGGCGGGCGGGATCGCCGCCGACCTCGACGGGGACGGCCGACCGGAGATCTTCCTCACCTACGCCTACTCCGCGTGCCGGCTCCTCCACAACGAGGGAGGAGGGAAATTCCGGGACGTCACGGCGGAATCGGGGCTGGCCGGTCTCTCGGGAACGTACACCTCGGCCGTCTTCTTCGACGCCGACGGCGACGGCCGGCTCGATCTCTTCGTCGCCGCCTACGGGGACGCACGGACGACCGGGCCCGCGTACTCCGGGAAGAACGGGCCCGGCAGCCGGTTCTTCCGGCAGGTCCCGCGCGGCGGAAAGCCGTTCTTCGTCGACGAAACGGAGAGCGCCGGCTTCACGGATCGCGGCTGGGCGTTCGCGGCCTCGGCGTGCGATTACGACGGCGACGGCGACGACGACCTCTACGTCGCCAACGACTTCGGGAAGAACTGCCTCTACGAGAACGTGTCGACGCCGGGAACGCCCCGGTTCCGCGAGGTCGCCGCGAAGGCGGGCGTCCTCGACGACGGCTACGGCATGGGAGTGACGTGGGGCGACTACGACAACGACGGGCGTTTCGACCTCCACGTCGCGGATTTCTCCTCTCCGTACCGGTGGCTCATCCGCTCGCCGAAGCTGCCGATGCCGCCGCTCCCGGCCGTCGTCCAGGCGGTCGCCCGGCCGATCGTCGTCCCGATGCTGCTCCGCCGCTGCCAGGGGGACGGCCTCTACCGCAATCGCGGAGACGGCACGTTCGAGCGGACGTCGGAATCCGCGGGGGTCGCCGAGGGGGGCTGGGCCTGGGGAACGGAGCTCGTCGACCTCGACGGCGACGGGCGGGAGGATCTCCTCGTCGTCAACGGCATGTGGGAGGCGGCGCCGGACGGGCGGAGCGACGAAGTGAAGTTCTGGAACGAGATGTCCGCCGAAGGCGTCGCGTTCCACGACGGCTACTGGGGAGGGATCGACTTCGGGAAGGACGGGATGGCTTCGCACTCGCGCAAGCATCTCTACCGGAACCTCGGCGGCGGGCGGTTCGAGGACGACGCGTGGCTCGAAGGATTCGACACGCGGGCCGACACGCGGGGGCTCGCCTTCGGCGACCTCGACGGCGACGGCGCGCCCGACATCGCGCTCTCGACCTTCCGCGGTCCGGTCCTCGTCTACCGGAACGGCTGGACGACGCCGCGGCGGCTGACGCTGCGGCTCGTCGGGAAATCGCCCGGAAACCGCGACGCGATCGGCGCGGTCGTTCGACTGAGCTCGGGCGGGATGGCGCAGATCCGCGAAGTCCGCGCGGGCTCGTCCTATCTGTCGTGCTCCGCGAAGGAGCTCTATTTCGGGCTCGGGACCGCCGCCGCCGCCGAAACGATCGAAGTCCGCTGGCCCGACGGGAGCCGCGAGGTGCGCCGCAACGTCGCCCCGGGCCTCCTCGTCTGGAAGGAAGGCGCGCCTTGAAGCGGGGCATCGCGCTCGTCCTCCTGCTCGCCGCGGCGCCGGCGCCGGCCGCTCCCGGGAAACAGCGCTCGTTCCGTCTCCGGCTGCGCGACCGGAGCGTGCGGGTCGTCGTCCCCGCCGTCTTCGAGCCCCTCCTGCCCGGGTCCGTCTACCCCAACCGCCGCAAGCCCGCGCCCCCGCGTCCGCTGCCGCTCGTCGTCGTCGATCGCACTCTCGCGAAGGCCGCCGGGCAGGATCTCCTGGACCGCGGCTGCATCGTGGCGGAGCTCGCGCCCTTCGATCGGGCGGGCATCGACGGGCTCCTGGCCGAGCTCCCGCGGCACGTCGACACGGCGATCGCGGAAGTCACCGTCCTCTCCGCGCGCGCCGGCGACGTGCTGTCCGACCCGAGGATCCGGGCGGCGGCGCTCTTCGATCCTCCGGACTTCCGGCCGGAGGCCGGAGCCGCGTGCGTTCCCGTCGAGCTCTTCCGCCGCACCGTCCGGGACGAACTGCCCGACCTCCCCGCGACCCGGGACTGCGTGCGCGAAAAGTGGTATCGGACGTCCGCGGGCTTTCCCCCGGAAGCCTTCCGCGACGCCGCCGAATGGCTCGCGGCCGGACCGAACCGCCGCGACTGACCCGCGCGCGCCCCGGGGTAAGATTCCT
Proteins encoded in this window:
- a CDS encoding CRTAC1 family protein, which codes for MTFRVPVAAALLAAAACAVPPALPTISEYTGGASSVAADVDALFRTGRAAAPLAGAPAAPIRAAAESWREQAAEGATVETTIVGFPRRPERSARMRVRVVLSGLRRGDPAARVFADERFALDLERGESGWAVAGCRAEGESAVRSARPHLEEVSRAWGVAATHEACDPAEKTNYCIPATHHHPGIVLADFDGDGALDILLPSLHPRLLLNDGRGRFRDATAGSGLDRLPPGEAAGGIAADLDGDGRPEIFLTYAYSACRLLHNEGGGKFRDVTAESGLAGLSGTYTSAVFFDADGDGRLDLFVAAYGDARTTGPAYSGKNGPGSRFFRQVPRGGKPFFVDETESAGFTDRGWAFAASACDYDGDGDDDLYVANDFGKNCLYENVSTPGTPRFREVAAKAGVLDDGYGMGVTWGDYDNDGRFDLHVADFSSPYRWLIRSPKLPMPPLPAVVQAVARPIVVPMLLRRCQGDGLYRNRGDGTFERTSESAGVAEGGWAWGTELVDLDGDGREDLLVVNGMWEAAPDGRSDEVKFWNEMSAEGVAFHDGYWGGIDFGKDGMASHSRKHLYRNLGGGRFEDDAWLEGFDTRADTRGLAFGDLDGDGAPDIALSTFRGPVLVYRNGWTTPRRLTLRLVGKSPGNRDAIGAVVRLSSGGMAQIREVRAGSSYLSCSAKELYFGLGTAAAAETIEVRWPDGSREVRRNVAPGLLVWKEGAP